A section of the Oncorhynchus gorbuscha isolate QuinsamMale2020 ecotype Even-year linkage group LG06, OgorEven_v1.0, whole genome shotgun sequence genome encodes:
- the LOC124038754 gene encoding galanin receptor 2a-like, with amino-acid sequence MNNSVQNQTVANWRTESVIIYLVFSLIFFVGTLGNGLVLTVLLWNGQMNTKTTNLFILNLGVADVCFIVFCVPFQATIYTMDEWVFGPVLCKVVHFIIYLTMYASIFTLTAVSLDRYLAIRYPLRSREMRTHRNALTSICVVWGLSLVFSGPYLSYYRQMDLDGTVVCIPAWQFQDRRLMDVCTFFFGYLIPVLILSLTYARTIRYLWTTVDPMKDMSESRRAKRKVTKMIIIVAVLFCLCWLPHHLVILCMWFGHFPLNHTTYILRILSHLVAYANSCLNPIVYALVSKHFRKGFRKVFDCVLSKRVVNQVHVFQAAHVVSTVEVGSSETSNQSLGSQRGDSVGLTTSEALGKKNLEVPLMTVERFSF; translated from the exons ATGAATAACTCTGTGCAGAACCAAACTGTTGCGAACTGGAGAACGGAATCAGTTATAATTTATCTGGTCTTCTCGCTCATCTTCTTCGTCGGTACCTTGGGGAACGGATTGGTCCTCACTGTCCTCCTCTGGAACGGACAGATGAACACCAAAACAACAAACCTATTTATTCTGAACCTCGGCGTGGCAGACGTGTGCTTTATAGTGTTCTGCGTACCTTTTCAAGCCACTATCTACACTATGGATGAATGGGTATTTGGACCGGTCTTGTGCAAAGTCGTACACTTTATCATCTACCTTACCATGTATGCCAGCATCTTTACGCTCACCGCTGTGTCGTTGGACAG GTATCTGGCCATCCGCTACCCTCTCCGTTCCAGGGAGATGAGGACCCATCGTAACGCCCTGACGTCCATCTGTGTGGTGTGGGGTTTGTCCCTGGTCTTCTCTGGCCCGTACCTGAGCTACTACCGACAGATGGACCTGGACGGCACCGTGGTTTGCATCCCCGCCTGGCAGTTCCAGGACAGGCGCCTGATGGACGTCTGCACCTTCTTCTTCGGCTACCTCATCCCTGTCCTCATCCTCAGCCTGACCTACGCCAGAACCATCCGCTACCTGTGGACCACAGTGGACCCCATGAAGGACATGTCTGAGTCCAGGAGAGCAAAGAGAAAAGTCACCAAGATGATTATTATCGTAGCGGTGCTCTTCTGCCTCTGCTGGCTTCCCCATCACCTGGTTATACTGTGTATGTGGTTTGGTCACTTTCCGCTAAACCACACCACCTATATACTCCGTATTCTCTCTCACCTGGTGGCCTATGCTAACTCCTGCCTCAACCCTATAGTGTATGCCTTGGTGTCCAAACACTTCCGGAAGGGATTCCGGAaggtgtttgactgtgtgttgagTAAGAGGGTGGTGAACCAGGTGCATGTGTTTCAGGCTGCACATGTGGTCAGCACGGTGGAGGTGGGGTCTAGTGAGACGTCCAATCAGAGCCTGGGGTCACAGCGTGGAGATAGTGTCGGACTGACCACATCTGAGGCCCTGGGCAAGAAGAATTTGGAGGTCCCGCTCATGACAGTGGAGAGATTTTCTTTTTAA
- the LOC124038755 gene encoding galanin receptor 2a-like, whose protein sequence is MNGKTTGLRISSWYLAIRYPLRSREMRTHRNALTSICVVWGLSLVFSGPYLSYYRQMDLDGTVVCIPAWQFQDRRLMDVCTFFFGYLIPVLILSLTYARTIRYLWTTVDPMKDMSESRRAKRKVTKMIIIVAVLFCLCWLPHHLVILCMWFGHFPLNHTTYILRILSHLVAYANSCLNPIVYALVSKHFRKGFRKVFDCVLSKRVVNQVHVFQAAHVVSTVEVGSSETSNQSLGSQRGDSVGLTTSEALGKKNLEVPLMTVERFSF, encoded by the exons ATGAATGGAAAGACAACGGGCCttaggatctcgtcatg GTATCTGGCCATCCGCTACCCTCTCCGTTCCAGGGAGATGAGGACCCATCGTAACGCCCTGACGTCCATCTGTGTGGTGTGGGGTTTGTCCCTGGTCTTCTCTGGCCCGTACCTGAGCTACTACCGACAGATGGACCTGGACGGCACCGTGGTTTGCATCCCCGCCTGGCAGTTCCAGGACAGGCGCCTGATGGACGTCTGCACCTTCTTCTTCGGCTACCTCATCCCTGTCCTCATCCTCAGCCTGACCTACGCCAGAACCATCCGCTACCTGTGGACCACAGTGGACCCCATGAAGGACATGTCTGAGTCCAGGAGAGCAAAGAGAAAAGTCACCAAGATGATTATTATCGTAGCGGTGCTCTTCTGCCTCTGCTGGCTTCCCCATCACCTGGTTATACTGTGTATGTGGTTTGGTCACTTTCCGCTAAACCACACCACCTATATACTCCGTATTCTCTCTCACCTGGTGGCCTATGCTAACTCCTGCCTCAACCCTATAGTGTATGCCTTGGTGTCCAAACACTTCCGGAAGGGATTCCGGAaggtgtttgactgtgtgttgagTAAGAGGGTGGTGAACCAGGTGCATGTGTTTCAGGCTGCACATGTGGTCAGCACGGTGGAGGTGGGGTCTAGTGAGACGTCCAATCAGAGCCTGGGGTCACAGCGTGGAGATAGTGTCGGACTGACCACATCTGAGGCCCTGGGCAAGAAGAATTTGGAGGTCCCGCTCATGACAGTGGAGAGATTTTCTTTTTAA